AATTAGCACAACATGCTAACACAAGCCCTTACCTTTAACTTACTCTGCTACAAGCTATCGACTGTTTGGCAGCCGTTCTTCTTCCTGCTGTACGTGTCAGTGGCACAATGACGTCACCGTGGCCACGCCCATAACATTGTTGTCCCCGTTCCCATGAAATACGAGTGAAATACGTGTCGACCCACTTCACCAATGCGGATAAATCAACAAGTCACCTTCATTATAATTACTGAACAATTAATATAAGTTGTCGTTGTCTAATACGTCGTTAAGAAACCGTTATATTGAAGGGTACTTCCTGGTGTGACACCGAGCAATGTCCCCGGTACACCTAAAATGGCCGACCCATAACTTAAGCTGCTCCATTTCAAACGAGTAAAAACTGGACTTTTGGTATTTTATAAGCAGTCAGCCATTCAATTTCGACCACACGACTAATAAAGGCTGTGATTCAAAGACTACGTTGGCTCTACTCTATTAAAACACTAAATATGTTCCTAGGAGTAGAGCGTAAATCTTGATGAATCATTGCGGACATGATGCAACTAAATGCAACGTCTcatgaatattttcatttaactTTTACGTGTAAGAGGTCTCGTTCTTTTGATTAATACACGGTCAGTGTTGTACGTAAAAGTCGCGCATCCAGCAGTTTAATTTAGTACAAAGTAACAACAAAATGTagtaaaaggaaatgtcattatATGTATAACAAAACCTGCAAAAACTGCTTCCCTTACTGTGATAAATGTTGTAGCTGTAAGATCAATGTAGTAcggtaaaatataaataaatagtatACAATATAAATCTCACCAACGTTCATGTTgagaataaaatgtgtaaaaaaatacTGATGGCCAACGATATGTTCATCAGTGCAAGTAGTACAGAGAGATGGATCAAAAATACGATTTTTAAACCTACTAGCCCAAAGGTGTGAATAGAACTTTATTGTACAAAATTTAATGATTTTAAAAgatcatttgttttggtttaaaaGTACAGACAGTGAACTTTATTCTATGCTTTCAGATACATGAAGAGATGTATCCTTCAGTGTCGCGGGAtagaaaaacaatgacaaagacTGTACAATATAACCAAtttttattagaaaataaaaagtggtagcacctttttttaaacttttggtcAGATTGGGTAGACAAATTAGTGTTTGATTCATTCTGatacacaaagacaaattgtAACTGTCTAAACAAATACTTTTGGTCATCACAATTGGAACAATTTCATTGTCATGTTTTACTAGTTAACAAGCAGGCAATAATTGCATCAGATATTAAACATTATTGAAAAACCGTATTACCCAGGAAACACCCCGCACAAAATATCTTACTGAatataaaatggaaaaagaaaacgtgttcTTGCATGATTCAACGTTGGATTtgaatctatttatttattttatttaattgcttGAGTTTTGAATTATCTTTGAACCTTGCTAGCAAAATGTCTGATTTTTAGGCACAGATAAAACACAAGGCCAGCCTCAAAGTAGGCAAATGGACTACAAAACAATGTTAAGCATTAAGAAGTACTGGACAACACAGATTTTTGGCCAATAAATATAgcaaaaacactcacacatgctAAAAAATTTGATATTTCAAGTGTTGCACTGCAAGTACCACAGCCACGCGGCATTACACTTGCTCTCGACAGTGTTTACTCACGCTCAGCATGACACATCAGAGCGTGTAGGCCTACAAATCTCTTTCAGGCAGTACACCGTTCTCTGACCGGATATCAAAAAGGCACAGATTTTTACTTTCAGCACTGTCAATATAAAACAAGTGCAAGTTGTTTGTCATATAGTAATACAAGAAAAACATAGTAACAAACGAGTTATTATTAAAACTCGAATGAAAACTGGCATTTATGGTCGTCCTATGTGCCAACATGTTCCAGTGTCTGCTTTCAACGGACCATCAAAGACAAGATTTCACCCTGTTTACTTAACTTATACCACACACTAATCCGACCATTAAAGATGTATATTTGCATGGTTTGTAGAAATTATATTTATAGTACAAATAAGTGAAATACACTTTTCTTTTGCTGCTCCCTTAAAAAGGTAAATAAGGCTACAGTAATGTTTACATCTATTGAATGCAATTATTGACCGGCTACAGAAGAGGTACTTTCAGAACTGGGTTGCATAAAGGAACCATGTTCACTGTTTAAAAATAGATTTCCTTATAAAAGAACCtacaaaatgaaatcaataaatgtataaaatctGGTGgaaaattttaaaaagaaaaagagcggatgttttttttttttttgttccataaaaggcacaaaaatgaaaaaatgtccaaaagtCAAGTCAGGGCAGGCAGGCTTCTGCTTTGGCAAAAGAACCACTTTAATATTGTAACCGGAGTGATTGTGATGGGGTTGCTTTGGTTGTTGATTCCCGCTCTTTCCAATAGTGGTTGTCAATAATCAGCACTGAAGCTCAGATGAAAGGCCTCAGATTGCAATCTACAGCTTCAGCTGAGCCAAACACGTTGTGCTTTTCAGGCTTAGGATTTCCTTTACCTCCACGCAAAAACGGCTTTCTAAACAGAAGATTTTGTGTGGAGGCCTGGAGGACATCTGAAAACTCTTAGCATCTTTTGTCAATAGAAGGCCCAATTGTCCACAGAGGACTTAATGTTCACGCAGCTGGTCCAGCTGGGTGTAGACATTATCGGCTTGACTGAGTTCCTCAAACACAGGCAGGAGGTTGAGCAGCTCAGCGTCGTCGACGTCATCAAACCATGACACCACGGGAACCTGTcgaaaaacaaacaagtcacTCACAAATTAAATAATCACATTGGAAATGAAccaacaaaaaacaagcaaatgcaAATGTGTCCGAAATGTGCGGTGTACGGTTCTTTTAAACAACAGAAAGCATCCTGACTGGAAACATGATGCATGTGATGTGCCGGGTCGAGCCCTGTAAGGCTCTACAGCAGGGGACACAAACCGCCCAGTACATCATCACACCTGACGGGGTCCTTGGTAATTGTCTCCAGAGGTGCATGTGAAGAGCTCAAAGGTTATTAAGGGAGACAATAAACTCCCCCAGCCATAAGCCGTTATGCTGCTGTAAATTATCCTAGAAATGCGCAGATTTTGTGATTATGTGAATAATCATCATTTGCGGTcatgaaatgaagaaaacatttttttcaacgAATGAATCTGCTAACTTGGGTCATTTTGCGGGATTCATCGTTTTATAGAACATAATCTCACAGTTTATCTAGTTTTCATCCAAATTGAGTTTGACCACCGACACTTAATCAGGTCAGTGAGGATGTGATATGTtatcaatatttgtatttgCATTAAACTAGTTATACTGATGGAGACGGGTCATATGTGTCAGAAGCACTCACAGCATTGTTAGGGTGGAAGATGTAGGAGGCAGGAGAGTTATCCAGGATGAGGGTTTTCTGGAGATCTCTGCCCAGGCGGCTCAAATCTTTGACATAGCAGCCCTGGTGGAATACACAGGATTCCCGGAATAACCGGGTTCGGAACACGCCACACTGATCCAGAAGGTCCGTCACGGGGTCGGCGTACTGATGTAGGCCATGAGGGGTGGGGAGCAGGTGTGGGAAAAGCAGGTTGGACTAATGAAGCAATGTCAACTAATGGTGGATATTTATTTCTAACAGCCAATAGCTAAAACATTGCCAATCCTATTCTATCCattctaaataaataattaataacacTAATATATGTTAGCAAGGTAACAGTAGCTCAGACAGTTGGTTTGGTTAGCTATGGAGCATTGGGGGAACCAATTGTAATGTATTTAAGCATAAATGTCGACTTAATTAGGTTATAATTAGGCTGAAAAGGCGTTGaagcaaacagaaaacaaactatAGATTTATTAATGAAGCGGGTGTCCACTAAGGTGACTAACAGCATGTAAAGCAGCTTCTATCACATCAAAGAGTGCTACGGGGCAAGAAAAAGCATAAGAAATCTCTTAGATAAATCTGACAAGACATcaaacatttgaacaaaaaataCTAGAATACACAATAGATCTATTTCAGGATGTACTGTACCTTTGCAAGACTGGCTGTAAACAGCACACATTCAAACAACTCTCCCATTCTCTGCAGGAACTCATCCACGTACGGCCTCTTCAGTACATACACCTGTAATACCAACAGACCATTAGTAACAGGAGGACGTCAATgtcatttaaatgcaatttGTCACATCTGGGTCATGAACCTCTGCTCCTCGTCCGTCGGCTGTAAATGGCCCGTTCCTGAAACAAGTAATCAAGAATAGGCCGTGCCAGTGTTAACCAGCCTATCCTGGA
This sequence is a window from Pungitius pungitius chromosome 1, fPunPun2.1, whole genome shotgun sequence. Protein-coding genes within it:
- the ctdsp2 gene encoding carboxy-terminal domain RNA polymerase II polypeptide A small phosphatase 2; protein product: MESSVITQVQKEDVQVSPKTGKVSRSALKQPRSCNIFKALFCCVQARDGSKQQPPPTPPPPHQGLLESQENGTVVKHPEPSLLPEIEAQDQGKLCVVIDLDETLVHSSFKPISNADFIVPVEIEGTTHQVYVLKRPYVDEFLQRMGELFECVLFTASLAKYADPVTDLLDQCGVFRTRLFRESCVFHQGCYVKDLSRLGRDLQKTLILDNSPASYIFHPNNAVPVVSWFDDVDDAELLNLLPVFEELSQADNVYTQLDQLREH